In Acidiphilium acidophilum, one genomic interval encodes:
- the lon gene encoding endopeptidase La produces the protein MSETNPKKPRTPRATASSAVRPPATGDALSVLPLRDIVVFPHMIVPLFVGREKSVRALEGVMKDDKQILLVAQRNAQQDDPAAKDIYDVGTVSTVLQLLKLPDGTVKVLVEGVRRARITGYNQTETHFEVLSAPIPDLVDESKETEGLARGVVTQFEQYIKLNKKIAPEVLVSINQIDDPSKLADTIASHLGLKISDKQELLETASVAERLERVFAHMEAEIGVLQVEKRIRNRVKRQMEKTQREYYLNEQLKAIQKELGEGEEGKDETAELEEKIKTLKLSKEAREKATAELKKLKTMSPMSAEATVVRNYLDWLLGIPWKKRAKIKNDVIEAERVLDGDHYGLDKVKERITEYLAVQSRSPKLRGPILCLVGPPGVGKTSLGKSIAKATGRNFVRMSLGGMRDEAEIRGHRRTYIGSMPGKVIQGMKKAKTSNPLFLLDEIDKLGADWRGDPTSALLEVLDPEQNATFNDHYLEVDYDLSDVMFVTTANSLRMPQPLLDRMEIIRIPGYTEDEKVEIARRHLIEKQAEAHGLKTDEWSVADDAVRELIRTYTREAGVRNLERELANLARKSVKEIVTKKTARVDITAQNLETYAGVPRFRFGETELEDMVGVVTGLAWTEVGGEILTIESVLLPGKGAVKNTGKLGDVMQESVQAAISYIRSRAISFGIKPPLFEKRDIHVHVPEGATPKDGPSAGIAMAVSIISALTGVAVRKDIAMTGEITLRGRVLPIGGLKEKLLAALRAGITTVLIPKDNEKDLADIPDNVKKSITIIPVSHVDEVIAHALVRKLEPIEWEEPVDPAPHRAAEPAGSALPH, from the coding sequence ATGTCAGAGACCAATCCCAAGAAACCCCGCACCCCCCGTGCGACCGCGTCAAGCGCCGTTCGCCCGCCGGCAACCGGCGACGCCCTCTCGGTGTTACCGCTGCGCGACATCGTGGTGTTCCCGCACATGATCGTACCGCTCTTTGTCGGGCGTGAAAAATCGGTGCGGGCGCTCGAAGGCGTGATGAAGGATGACAAGCAGATCCTTCTCGTAGCCCAGCGCAACGCCCAGCAGGACGACCCTGCCGCCAAGGATATCTACGATGTCGGCACGGTCTCGACCGTGCTGCAATTGCTCAAGCTGCCGGACGGCACCGTGAAGGTGCTCGTGGAAGGCGTGCGCCGGGCGCGGATCACCGGCTACAACCAGACCGAGACGCATTTCGAGGTGCTCTCGGCGCCAATCCCTGACCTCGTCGATGAATCGAAGGAGACGGAAGGCCTAGCCCGCGGCGTTGTCACTCAGTTCGAGCAGTATATCAAGCTAAACAAGAAAATCGCGCCGGAGGTTCTGGTCTCGATCAACCAGATCGACGATCCTTCGAAACTCGCCGACACCATTGCGAGCCATCTCGGGCTGAAAATCTCTGACAAGCAGGAACTGCTCGAAACCGCCTCGGTCGCCGAACGGCTGGAACGCGTGTTCGCCCATATGGAGGCCGAGATCGGCGTGCTCCAGGTCGAGAAGCGCATCCGGAACCGGGTCAAGCGCCAGATGGAAAAGACCCAGCGCGAATACTACCTCAACGAGCAGCTCAAGGCGATCCAGAAGGAGTTGGGCGAGGGCGAGGAAGGCAAGGACGAGACCGCCGAACTCGAGGAAAAGATCAAGACTCTCAAGCTCTCCAAGGAAGCGCGCGAGAAGGCGACGGCCGAGCTGAAGAAGCTCAAGACCATGAGCCCGATGAGCGCGGAAGCGACCGTGGTGCGCAACTACCTCGATTGGTTGCTGGGAATCCCGTGGAAGAAACGCGCGAAGATCAAGAACGACGTGATCGAGGCCGAACGTGTGCTGGATGGCGATCATTACGGGCTGGACAAGGTCAAGGAACGGATCACGGAATATCTGGCGGTGCAGTCGCGCAGCCCGAAACTCCGGGGGCCGATTCTCTGCCTGGTCGGGCCTCCCGGTGTGGGTAAAACCTCGCTGGGCAAATCGATCGCCAAGGCAACCGGGCGGAATTTCGTGCGGATGTCGCTCGGCGGCATGCGCGACGAAGCTGAAATCCGCGGTCATCGCCGGACCTATATCGGCTCCATGCCGGGCAAGGTCATTCAGGGCATGAAGAAGGCGAAAACCTCGAATCCGCTGTTCCTTCTCGATGAGATCGACAAACTCGGTGCCGACTGGCGCGGAGACCCGACATCCGCTCTGCTCGAGGTGCTCGACCCTGAACAGAACGCGACGTTCAACGACCATTATCTGGAGGTCGACTACGATCTTTCGGATGTGATGTTCGTCACCACCGCAAATTCCCTGCGGATGCCGCAGCCGCTGCTCGATCGCATGGAGATCATCCGCATCCCCGGCTACACCGAGGACGAGAAGGTCGAAATCGCCAGGCGACACCTGATCGAGAAGCAAGCGGAGGCGCACGGGCTGAAGACGGACGAATGGTCCGTCGCGGACGATGCCGTGCGCGAATTGATCCGTACCTACACCCGCGAGGCCGGGGTGCGGAACCTGGAGCGGGAACTTGCGAATCTGGCCCGCAAATCGGTCAAGGAGATCGTGACCAAAAAGACCGCGAGGGTCGATATCACCGCGCAGAACCTCGAAACTTACGCGGGCGTGCCGCGATTCCGCTTCGGCGAGACCGAGCTGGAAGACATGGTCGGTGTGGTGACGGGTCTGGCCTGGACCGAGGTGGGCGGCGAGATCCTGACGATCGAAAGCGTGCTTCTCCCCGGCAAAGGTGCCGTCAAGAATACCGGCAAGCTCGGCGATGTGATGCAGGAGAGCGTGCAGGCGGCGATTTCGTATATCCGCTCGCGTGCCATCAGCTTCGGCATCAAGCCGCCGCTGTTCGAGAAGCGCGATATTCACGTTCACGTGCCCGAGGGAGCAACGCCGAAAGATGGTCCTTCGGCCGGTATCGCCATGGCGGTGTCGATCATTTCGGCGCTCACCGGAGTTGCGGTGCGCAAGGATATCGCCATGACCGGCGAGATCACCCTGCGTGGCCGTGTTCTGCCGATCGGCGGGTTGAAGGAAAAGCTGCTTGCCGCCCTGCGCGCCGGTATTACCACTGTGCTGATCCCGAAGGACAACGAGAAGGATCTGGCCGATATCCCGGACAATGTGAAGAAATCGATCACCATCATCCCGGTATCCCATGTCGATGAGGTGATCGCCCACGCGCTGGTCCGCAAGCTCGAACCGATCGAGTGGGAAGAGCCGGTCGACCCGGCTCCCCACCGCGCGGCTGAGCCGGCGGGCAGCGCATTGCCGCATTGA
- a CDS encoding HU family DNA-binding protein has product MDLVADVAEQTDLSKAKATEVVDAVFAAIESALKKKQEVRLVGFGTFATAERKAGIGRNPRTGEEIKIPASTSVRFKPGKTLKDGVN; this is encoded by the coding sequence ATGGATCTCGTCGCCGACGTGGCGGAGCAGACCGATCTGTCGAAGGCCAAGGCGACCGAAGTCGTTGACGCCGTATTTGCCGCTATCGAATCGGCTCTGAAAAAGAAGCAGGAGGTCCGTCTCGTGGGCTTCGGCACCTTCGCCACGGCGGAGCGCAAAGCAGGGATCGGACGCAATCCGCGTACCGGGGAGGAAATCAAGATCCCGGCTTCGACCTCGGTGCGCTTCAAGCCCGGCAAAACCCTTAAGGACGGCGTGAACTAG
- a CDS encoding lipoprotein, whose translation MRKIIKPVFALGLVLALAACGYSPGTRALSGGALGAGAGAGIAALTGGKPATGALIGGGAGAIGGAVTSPQ comes from the coding sequence ATGCGCAAAATCATCAAACCCGTTTTCGCTCTTGGCTTGGTGCTCGCCCTGGCGGCGTGCGGCTACTCGCCAGGAACCCGCGCCCTCAGCGGCGGTGCTCTTGGTGCCGGCGCCGGTGCTGGAATTGCGGCACTGACCGGCGGCAAGCCTGCCACCGGCGCATTGATCGGGGGGGGCGCAGGGGCCATTGGCGGGGCGGTCACGTCACCGCAATAA
- a CDS encoding NADH-quinone oxidoreductase subunit A, whose protein sequence is MPQDLAHFFPILVFLGIAGLIGAAFVIGSLLVARQNPYGDKLSAYECGFEPFSDARRKFDVRYYLVAILFIIFDVEVAFLFPWAVSLSRIGTLGFWSMMGFLAILVVGFIYEWRKGALDWE, encoded by the coding sequence ATGCCGCAGGACTTGGCGCATTTTTTCCCGATTCTGGTTTTTCTGGGAATCGCAGGCCTGATCGGGGCCGCCTTCGTGATCGGCTCCCTCCTCGTCGCGCGGCAGAACCCGTATGGTGATAAACTCAGCGCCTATGAATGTGGCTTCGAACCGTTCAGCGATGCGCGCCGGAAGTTCGACGTGCGCTATTATCTCGTTGCGATTCTGTTCATTATCTTCGATGTCGAAGTTGCGTTCCTGTTCCCGTGGGCGGTCAGCCTGTCGCGGATCGGCACGCTGGGCTTCTGGTCGATGATGGGGTTCCTCGCAATTCTCGTTGTCGGTTTCATCTACGAATGGCGGAAAGGCGCGCTCGACTGGGAATAA
- a CDS encoding NuoB/complex I 20 kDa subunit family protein, whose amino-acid sequence MNAVQQPEIAWNREALAPGAEQDAVIRGITGEIAGKGFVVANLDKLVNWARTGSLWPMTFGLACCAVEMIHAYMPRWDLDRFGIIPRNSPRQSDVMIVAGTLTNKMAPALRKVYDQMPEPRWVISMGSCANGGGYYHFSYSVVRGCDRIVPVDIYVPGCPPTAEALVYGIMQLQKKIRRTGTIFRE is encoded by the coding sequence ATGAACGCCGTGCAGCAACCCGAAATCGCCTGGAACCGCGAGGCGCTCGCGCCCGGTGCCGAGCAGGACGCCGTCATCCGCGGCATCACCGGTGAAATCGCGGGCAAGGGCTTCGTGGTCGCCAATCTCGACAAGCTGGTGAACTGGGCACGCACCGGTAGCCTCTGGCCGATGACCTTCGGACTTGCCTGCTGTGCGGTCGAAATGATCCACGCCTACATGCCGCGCTGGGACCTCGACCGGTTCGGCATCATCCCGCGCAACTCCCCGCGTCAGAGCGATGTCATGATCGTCGCGGGCACCCTCACCAACAAAATGGCTCCCGCGTTGCGCAAGGTCTACGACCAGATGCCCGAGCCTCGCTGGGTCATCTCGATGGGCAGTTGCGCCAATGGCGGGGGTTATTATCACTTCTCCTATTCCGTCGTGCGCGGCTGTGACCGGATCGTTCCGGTGGATATCTACGTGCCCGGCTGCCCGCCGACCGCCGAGGCCCTGGTCTACGGCATCATGCAGCTTCAGAAAAAAATCCGCCGGACCGGAACCATCTTCCGTGAGTGA
- a CDS encoding NADH-quinone oxidoreductase subunit C has protein sequence MERDERILLAGRDRLLDLMTTLRTDPRFAFEQCMDVCGVDWPERAERFDVVYNLLSVSRNDRLRVIVGTNETTPVPSVTAVWPGTAWWEREVFDLFGITFDGLADHRRIVTDYGFEGHPLRKDFPLTGHVELRYDEDQKRVIYEPVALTQEFRNFDFLSPWEAMTTLPGDEKAIRRPAEAEPAPKPGAKP, from the coding sequence ATGGAACGTGATGAGCGTATCCTGCTTGCGGGACGCGATCGCCTGCTCGACCTCATGACCACGCTGCGCACCGACCCGCGATTTGCCTTCGAGCAATGCATGGATGTCTGCGGTGTCGACTGGCCGGAACGCGCCGAGCGCTTCGATGTCGTCTACAATCTCCTTTCGGTCAGCCGCAACGATCGCCTCCGCGTCATCGTCGGCACCAACGAAACCACGCCGGTTCCGAGCGTCACCGCCGTTTGGCCGGGCACCGCCTGGTGGGAGCGCGAGGTGTTCGATCTGTTCGGTATCACCTTCGATGGTCTTGCCGATCATCGCCGGATCGTGACCGATTACGGATTCGAAGGTCACCCGCTCCGCAAGGATTTCCCGCTCACCGGCCATGTCGAACTCCGCTACGACGAGGATCAGAAACGCGTGATCTACGAGCCGGTTGCTCTCACCCAGGAATTCCGCAATTTCGACTTTCTCTCGCCGTGGGAAGCCATGACCACGCTGCCCGGCGATGAAAAGGCGATCCGCCGTCCCGCCGAGGCCGAACCTGCGCCCAAGCCGGGAGCAAAGCCATGA
- a CDS encoding NADH-quinone oxidoreductase subunit D: MSGGLHEAAPGRELRTLELERHTVNVGPQHPATHGVLRLIMELEGETVTRADPHIGLLHRGTEKLIEYKSYLQAVPYFDRLDYVSPMCCEHAFALATEKLLGITVPDRGQWIRVLFSEITRILNHLLTVVHLALDIGAQSPSLWGYEEREKLLTFHEAVSGARFHANYFRPGGVSKDLPAGLADDIWAWSETFPKFLDDLQNLLNGNRIFRQRLVDIGIISAADALGMGFSGPNLRAAGIAWDLRRAQPYDKYAEVEFDIPVGRHGDCFDRYLVRIGEMGESLKIIRQALEKMPQGPVKVQDNKITPPKRAEMKRSMEALIHHFKLYTEGYHVPAGTTYTAVEAPKGEFGVYLIADGTNHPYRCKIRATGFSHLQALELMSKGHLLADAIAVLGSLDIVFGEVDR; this comes from the coding sequence ATGAGCGGCGGTCTGCACGAGGCGGCTCCGGGGCGCGAACTGCGCACGCTCGAACTCGAACGCCACACCGTCAATGTCGGTCCGCAACACCCGGCCACTCATGGTGTGTTGCGTCTGATCATGGAACTCGAAGGCGAAACCGTCACCCGCGCCGATCCGCATATCGGGCTGCTCCATCGCGGCACCGAAAAACTGATCGAATACAAATCCTATCTCCAGGCGGTCCCGTATTTCGACCGGCTCGACTACGTCTCGCCGATGTGCTGCGAGCACGCCTTCGCGCTCGCCACCGAAAAGCTCCTCGGCATCACGGTGCCCGATCGTGGCCAATGGATCAGGGTGCTGTTCTCCGAAATCACCCGCATCCTGAACCATCTGCTCACCGTGGTGCATCTTGCGCTCGACATTGGCGCGCAATCGCCCAGCCTTTGGGGCTATGAGGAACGCGAGAAGCTCCTCACCTTCCACGAGGCGGTTTCCGGCGCGCGCTTCCACGCCAATTATTTCCGCCCCGGCGGCGTCTCCAAGGATCTGCCGGCCGGCCTCGCGGACGACATATGGGCGTGGAGCGAAACCTTCCCGAAATTTCTCGACGATCTGCAGAACCTGCTCAACGGCAACCGCATCTTCCGTCAGCGCCTCGTCGATATCGGCATCATCTCGGCGGCCGATGCGCTGGGCATGGGGTTCTCCGGCCCCAATCTGCGCGCCGCCGGCATCGCGTGGGATCTTCGCCGTGCCCAGCCTTACGACAAATATGCCGAGGTCGAGTTCGACATACCGGTGGGCCGCCACGGCGATTGTTTCGATCGCTACCTCGTCCGCATCGGCGAGATGGGCGAGAGCCTGAAAATCATCCGCCAGGCCCTCGAGAAAATGCCTCAGGGCCCGGTCAAGGTGCAGGACAACAAGATCACCCCGCCCAAGCGCGCTGAAATGAAGCGCTCGATGGAGGCGCTGATCCATCATTTCAAACTCTATACCGAGGGCTATCACGTCCCGGCGGGCACCACCTATACCGCGGTGGAGGCTCCAAAAGGCGAGTTCGGAGTGTATCTCATCGCCGATGGCACCAATCACCCGTATCGCTGCAAAATCCGCGCGACCGGATTTTCGCATCTTCAGGCGCTCGAACTGATGTCGAAGGGTCATCTCCTCGCCGACGCGATTGCCGTGCTCGGCTCGCTCGACATCGTGTTCGGCGAAGTGGACCGCTGA
- a CDS encoding complex I 24 kDa subunit family protein, with protein sequence MTDPIQPDHFAFDEVSEANIPGIIAKYPEGRQASAVMPLLDLVQRQMARTTGHAWVPTVAMDVVAARLGMPPIRVYEVATFYTMFHLQPVQKFHLQVCTTTPCWLRGSDDVRDACTRAVAAHGDLFSIEELECVGACVNAPVLVINDDYYEDLDGERTEALLTAFREGHPPKPGSTIGRQNSAPEGGRTTLFGDVTRNATGAES encoded by the coding sequence ATGACCGATCCGATCCAGCCCGATCATTTCGCCTTCGACGAAGTGAGTGAAGCGAACATCCCCGGAATCATCGCGAAATATCCCGAAGGCCGGCAGGCCAGCGCGGTGATGCCGCTGCTCGATCTCGTACAGCGCCAGATGGCCCGTACCACCGGTCACGCCTGGGTTCCGACCGTGGCGATGGACGTGGTGGCCGCGCGTCTCGGCATGCCGCCCATCCGCGTCTACGAGGTCGCGACTTTCTACACCATGTTCCACCTCCAGCCGGTTCAGAAGTTTCACCTTCAGGTCTGTACCACGACCCCTTGTTGGCTGCGCGGTTCGGATGACGTGCGCGATGCCTGCACCAGGGCGGTTGCCGCCCATGGGGACCTGTTCAGCATTGAGGAACTCGAATGCGTGGGTGCCTGCGTCAATGCGCCGGTTCTGGTCATCAACGACGATTATTACGAAGATCTCGACGGTGAGCGGACCGAAGCCCTGCTCACCGCCTTTCGCGAGGGACATCCGCCAAAGCCCGGCTCCACCATCGGCCGGCAGAACTCCGCCCCCGAAGGCGGGCGCACCACATTGTTCGGCGATGTCACCCGCAACGCCACCGGAGCAGAGTCCTGA
- the nuoF gene encoding NADH-quinone oxidoreductase subunit NuoF has protein sequence MLSDKDRIFTNLYGIHDWHLPGARARGDWDGTADILARGRDAIIEEMKASGLRGRGGAGFPTGLKWSFMPKQSDGRPSYLVVNADESEPGTCKDRDIIRHDPHKLVEGCLIASFAMGAHKAFIYIRGEYYNEYLNLQTAVDEAREAGLIGPNASGSGWDFDITIHRGGGAYICGEESALLESLEGKKGMPRMKPPFPAAMGVYGCPTTVNNVESIATVSTIMRRGAAWFVGLGRPKNSGTKLYCISGHVNKPCTVEDELGIPMRELIERHAGGVRGGWDNLLAVIPGGSSVPMIPKSVCDNALMDFDSLREAGSSLGTAAVIVMDKSTDLIRAIARISAFYKHESCGQCTPCREGTGWVMRMMNRMVEGRAEYAEIDLMEQVTRQLEGHTICMLADAAAWPVQGLLRHFRPMVEQRITDYKARTAPRIAAE, from the coding sequence ATGCTGAGCGACAAGGACCGCATTTTCACCAATCTCTACGGCATCCACGACTGGCATCTCCCCGGCGCCCGCGCGCGCGGCGACTGGGACGGCACCGCCGATATCCTCGCCCGTGGCCGCGATGCGATCATCGAGGAAATGAAAGCCTCGGGTCTGCGTGGGCGCGGCGGCGCCGGGTTCCCGACCGGGTTGAAATGGTCCTTCATGCCCAAGCAGAGCGATGGGCGGCCGAGCTACCTCGTGGTCAACGCCGATGAAAGCGAGCCCGGCACCTGCAAGGACCGCGACATCATCCGCCACGACCCGCACAAACTCGTCGAAGGCTGCCTGATCGCGAGCTTCGCGATGGGCGCGCACAAGGCCTTCATCTATATTCGCGGCGAGTACTACAACGAATACCTCAATCTTCAGACCGCGGTCGATGAAGCGCGCGAGGCCGGGCTGATCGGTCCGAATGCGAGCGGTTCGGGCTGGGATTTCGATATCACCATCCATCGCGGCGGTGGTGCCTATATCTGCGGCGAGGAATCCGCCCTGCTCGAAAGCCTCGAAGGCAAGAAGGGCATGCCCCGGATGAAGCCGCCGTTTCCCGCCGCCATGGGGGTCTATGGTTGCCCGACCACGGTCAACAACGTCGAATCGATCGCCACCGTTTCGACCATCATGCGGCGTGGTGCCGCCTGGTTCGTCGGCCTCGGGCGGCCGAAAAACTCGGGGACCAAACTTTACTGCATTTCCGGCCACGTCAACAAACCCTGCACCGTGGAAGACGAACTCGGTATCCCGATGCGCGAGTTGATCGAGCGCCATGCCGGCGGGGTGCGCGGCGGGTGGGACAATCTTCTGGCCGTCATCCCCGGCGGTTCCTCGGTCCCGATGATCCCGAAATCGGTCTGTGACAATGCGTTGATGGATTTCGACTCCCTGCGCGAAGCCGGCAGCAGCCTCGGCACCGCCGCCGTCATCGTGATGGACAAATCGACCGATCTGATCCGCGCGATCGCCCGAATTTCGGCGTTCTACAAACATGAAAGCTGCGGCCAGTGCACACCCTGCCGCGAGGGCACCGGCTGGGTCATGCGCATGATGAACCGCATGGTCGAGGGCAGGGCGGAATACGCCGAGATCGACCTGATGGAACAAGTCACCCGCCAGCTCGAAGGCCACACGATCTGCATGTTGGCCGATGCGGCAGCCTGGCCGGTTCAGGGTCTGCTGCGCCACTTCCGCCCGATGGTCGAACAGCGCATCACGGACTACAAGGCGCGCACCGCGCCCCGGATTGCAGCGGAATGA
- a CDS encoding pentapeptide repeat-containing protein, with translation MQHSELNESLQITSSDISDSVFEMVKLDRVSFTNAGMAGARFTDVNMSGVTFSAVDLSGARIEDALLPGMVVKDANMSGARFQDVSLAGAIIDQADLSGVMISDCTLAGMKIDGIEVEELLAAYRRQR, from the coding sequence ATGCAGCACAGTGAATTGAACGAATCCCTGCAGATTACCTCATCCGACATCTCCGATTCGGTGTTCGAGATGGTGAAGCTGGATCGGGTCAGCTTCACAAACGCCGGCATGGCAGGTGCGCGCTTTACCGATGTCAACATGTCCGGCGTGACGTTCAGTGCGGTTGATCTCTCCGGCGCGCGGATCGAGGATGCATTGCTGCCCGGCATGGTGGTGAAGGACGCCAATATGTCCGGCGCCCGATTTCAGGACGTCTCGCTGGCTGGTGCCATCATCGATCAGGCCGATCTGTCCGGCGTGATGATTTCCGATTGCACGCTGGCGGGCATGAAGATCGACGGCATCGAGGTCGAAGAACTGCTCGCCGCCTACCGGAGGCAACGCTGA